A stretch of Persephonella sp. DNA encodes these proteins:
- a CDS encoding fasciclin domain-containing protein, which translates to MKKWKPPAEGLPNIYDRLVEGLAYPHFFQLIHIAGYEDYLREGALTLFVPVENTIDYISPETLAIVEKALKDEKLAKEILENHIVEEPITLKEMLDIKELTTLSGIKISVDVECHIREDYEFLIDNACYVNAKIQNNKIETANIVCYNGFIHTIKGIII; encoded by the coding sequence ATGAAAAAATGGAAACCACCTGCCGAAGGATTACCAAATATATATGATAGACTGGTAGAAGGACTTGCTTATCCACACTTTTTTCAACTTATACATATTGCCGGATATGAAGATTATCTGAGAGAAGGAGCTTTGACATTATTCGTTCCTGTTGAAAATACAATTGATTATATATCACCGGAAACCCTTGCTATAGTAGAAAAAGCTCTCAAAGATGAAAAACTTGCAAAAGAAATTCTTGAAAATCATATAGTAGAGGAACCTATAACATTAAAAGAAATGCTTGATATAAAAGAATTAACAACTCTGAGCGGTATAAAAATTTCCGTTGACGTAGAATGCCATATTAGAGAAGATTATGAATTCTTAATTGATAACGCTTGCTATGTAAATGCAAAAATCCAAAATAACAAAATTGAAACAGCAAATATAGTCTGCTATAACGGTTTTATTCATACCATTAAAGGTATAATCATTTAA
- the radC gene encoding DNA repair protein RadC, whose amino-acid sequence MKFEKYIYKKRIKDLPEELMPREKALKYGLSSLSDAELLALSLGQGTKELNVLGLADLLLKKFKGLSSMKNITLEQLTEIKGIGKVKALQILSIFEILKRIEHQEENTIFSTPEDVYSHVKWLSREKKEQMLVLYTNTMNQLLGEETVALGTINVVSVRPRDIFQPAFKYNAYGIILVHNHPEGPPYPSQEDIEFTKLIHRLSLEIGFELLDHIIVGKKDFYSFAREGKLDNI is encoded by the coding sequence ATGAAATTTGAAAAATATATATACAAAAAAAGAATAAAAGACCTCCCGGAAGAGCTTATGCCAAGGGAGAAAGCTCTTAAATATGGCCTTTCTTCATTATCAGATGCAGAACTACTGGCACTTTCTCTTGGACAGGGAACAAAGGAACTTAATGTTCTTGGACTTGCGGACCTGCTCCTAAAAAAATTCAAAGGTTTATCCTCAATGAAAAATATAACCCTTGAACAGCTTACAGAAATAAAAGGTATAGGCAAAGTAAAAGCACTCCAAATCCTGTCAATATTTGAAATTCTAAAAAGAATAGAGCATCAAGAAGAAAACACTATATTTTCTACTCCGGAAGATGTATATTCCCACGTAAAATGGCTATCCAGAGAAAAGAAAGAACAAATGCTTGTTTTATACACAAACACAATGAACCAGCTACTGGGAGAAGAAACAGTCGCTTTAGGAACAATAAATGTAGTATCTGTCAGACCACGGGACATTTTCCAACCAGCCTTTAAATACAATGCTTATGGAATAATTCTTGTTCATAATCACCCTGAAGGTCCTCCGTATCCTTCACAAGAGGATATAGAATTTACAAAGCTTATACACCGCTTATCCCTTGAAATTGGATTTGAACTCTTAGACCACATAATTGTCGGGAAAAAAGATTTTTATTCATTTGCCCGTGAAGGAAAACTTGATAATATCTAA
- a CDS encoding peptidylprolyl isomerase, with protein MVLAFVIGIIGFSHARENPVVVIKTNMGDIYVELYPDKAPLTVKNFLTYVKEGFYNGTIFHRVVKGFVIQGGGFDKDLNYKKPTHPPIKNESNNGLSNVRGTIAMARTSDPHSANTQFFINLADNTYLDYGKNPQKWGYTVFGKVIKGMDVVDEIAELPVVNIGWMMNVPVKPVIIEKIEIVKPAKK; from the coding sequence ATGGTTTTGGCTTTTGTGATTGGAATTATAGGATTCTCCCATGCCAGGGAAAATCCGGTTGTTGTTATTAAAACAAATATGGGTGATATTTATGTGGAACTTTATCCTGATAAAGCACCTTTAACAGTTAAAAATTTTCTTACCTATGTTAAAGAAGGATTTTATAATGGAACTATTTTCCATAGGGTTGTGAAAGGGTTTGTTATTCAGGGGGGAGGGTTTGATAAGGATTTAAATTATAAAAAGCCCACCCATCCTCCAATTAAAAATGAATCAAACAATGGTCTGTCCAATGTTAGAGGAACTATAGCTATGGCAAGAACTTCTGACCCCCATAGTGCAAACACCCAGTTTTTTATAAATCTTGCTGATAATACATATTTGGATTATGGAAAAAATCCACAAAAATGGGGATATACAGTTTTTGGGAAGGTCATAAAAGGAATGGATGTTGTTGATGAAATTGCTGAACTTCCTGTGGTGAATATTGGCTGGATGATGAATGTTCCTGTTAAGCCTGTTATTATAGAAAAAATAGAAATTGTGAAACCTGCTAAGAAGTAG
- a CDS encoding hydantoinase B/oxoprolinase family protein has translation MIDPILLEVFKNRTSAIAEEMGVILQRTSYSPNIKERRDFSCAIFNSKGELIAQAAHIPVHLGSMPMSVLETIKSISFEEGDMVVLNDPYKGGTHLPDITLIAPVFIDGKLQFFVANRAHHSDIGGASPGSMPISNSIFQEGFIIPPVKLVKKGQIDKEIFSLIKNNVRTPEEREGDFNAQIMANITGIKRLKELVQKYSLKTVNLYMNALLDYSEKIMRNKIKEIPDGAYSYEDYMEDDGLGNTEIKIAVEISIKNDEAIVDFTKSDPQTEGSINAVKAITMSAVYYVFRSLLSSDVPTNAGCFKPIKVITRKGTIVDCTHPAAVSAGNVETSQRIVDVVLGALSKAIPEEIPAASQGTMNNITIGGINPETDQSFTYYETIGGGMGASVKTDGESAIQSHMTNTLNTPVEALEFEYPFQVVRYSIRKNSGGNGFHRGGDGIIREIKLLADAQVTVISERRKIAPYGLFGGEAGETGKNIVIKNGKEEIKPSKFSEKLQAGDIIRIETPGGGGYGNPTS, from the coding sequence ATGATAGATCCGATATTGCTGGAAGTTTTCAAAAATAGAACCTCAGCAATTGCAGAAGAAATGGGGGTTATTCTCCAGAGAACCTCTTACTCCCCAAATATAAAAGAAAGAAGGGATTTTTCCTGTGCAATTTTCAACAGCAAAGGAGAGCTAATAGCTCAGGCTGCACATATTCCTGTTCATCTGGGCTCAATGCCAATGTCTGTTTTGGAAACAATAAAATCTATTTCCTTTGAAGAAGGGGATATGGTTGTTCTAAACGACCCATACAAAGGAGGAACACACCTGCCTGACATAACACTAATTGCCCCTGTTTTTATAGACGGAAAGCTCCAGTTTTTTGTGGCAAACCGTGCCCACCATTCAGATATAGGTGGTGCTTCTCCTGGTTCAATGCCAATCTCTAACTCAATATTTCAGGAAGGATTTATCATTCCACCTGTAAAACTGGTTAAAAAAGGGCAGATTGATAAAGAGATTTTCAGTTTAATTAAAAATAATGTCAGAACTCCGGAGGAGAGAGAAGGAGATTTTAATGCTCAAATAATGGCAAATATAACAGGGATTAAAAGATTAAAAGAGCTTGTTCAGAAATACTCTCTAAAAACTGTAAATCTGTATATGAATGCTCTTCTTGACTACTCAGAAAAAATAATGAGAAACAAAATAAAAGAAATTCCCGACGGTGCTTATTCTTATGAAGACTACATGGAAGACGACGGACTTGGAAACACAGAGATAAAAATAGCAGTGGAAATCTCTATAAAAAATGATGAGGCTATAGTTGATTTTACAAAATCAGACCCACAAACAGAGGGCAGCATAAACGCAGTAAAAGCAATAACTATGTCTGCTGTTTATTATGTTTTCAGGTCTTTGTTGTCTTCTGATGTTCCAACAAATGCCGGTTGTTTCAAACCAATAAAAGTGATTACCAGAAAAGGCACAATTGTTGATTGCACTCATCCAGCAGCTGTATCTGCAGGAAATGTTGAAACCTCACAAAGAATTGTTGATGTGGTTTTAGGTGCTTTATCAAAAGCTATACCGGAAGAAATACCTGCAGCAAGTCAGGGAACAATGAACAACATAACCATTGGTGGAATAAATCCTGAAACAGATCAATCTTTTACATATTACGAAACCATCGGCGGCGGAATGGGTGCTTCTGTCAAAACAGACGGGGAAAGTGCTATCCAGTCCCACATGACAAACACCCTTAACACTCCTGTTGAGGCTCTGGAGTTTGAGTATCCATTTCAGGTTGTCAGATATTCCATAAGAAAAAACTCAGGTGGAAATGGCTTCCATAGAGGTGGAGACGGAATTATCAGAGAAATAAAACTCCTTGCAGATGCACAGGTAACAGTCATATCAGAAAGAAGAAAAATAGCTCCTTACGGTTTATTTGGAGGAGAAGCGGGAGAAACAGGTAAAAATATAGTCATAAAAAATGGTAAAGAAGAAATAAAACCATCAAAATTTTCAGAAAAATTGCAAGCAGGTGATATAATCAGAATTGAAACCCCCGGCGGCGGGGGATATGGAAATCCTACTTCTTAG
- a CDS encoding DUF3592 domain-containing protein, which yields MEDRKFLFLPFGFWVTVLGLITLYLLYRLIRIYLWPKTEGIIIKSEIQKDKRTIAYDYYYPHIEYKYTVNGKEYISDRIFLTEMASDYETIKKLVEKFPEGSKVKVYYNPFNPSDAVLKRNYHTGMFIQTLVFFSMLSVFLYTLIFEIIFYGSDLSDLANMVKSWLHSIIYGE from the coding sequence ATGGAGGACAGAAAATTCTTGTTTCTGCCTTTTGGTTTTTGGGTAACAGTATTAGGACTTATAACCCTTTATCTTCTATACCGTTTAATCAGGATATATCTATGGCCTAAAACAGAAGGAATCATAATAAAATCCGAAATCCAGAAAGACAAAAGAACGATAGCCTATGACTACTACTATCCCCATATAGAATATAAATACACTGTAAACGGCAAAGAGTATATATCAGACAGAATTTTCCTTACAGAAATGGCATCTGACTATGAAACTATAAAAAAACTGGTTGAAAAATTCCCAGAAGGAAGTAAAGTCAAGGTTTATTACAATCCCTTTAATCCTTCTGATGCCGTTTTAAAAAGGAACTACCATACAGGAATGTTTATCCAGACACTTGTATTTTTCAGCATGCTGTCTGTTTTCCTTTATACACTGATATTTGAAATTATTTTTTACGGCTCAGATTTATCTGATTTAGCAAATATGGTAAAAAGCTGGCTCCATTCAATAATCTACGGAGAATAA
- a CDS encoding hydantoinase/oxoprolinase family protein produces MVIIGVDTGGTFTDFIYKKDEKWHIYKTLSTPENPAIAVLKGIKHIGQDNKKDITHGSTVATNAVLERKGAKTAFITNKGFEDIIYIGRQNRKELYNFFYRRPEPLVEQKHCYGINCRVNSKGEIIQDINEKEIEQIIQLLKQENIQSVAVSFLFSFLNPEHEKILKEKLIQNGFYVTVSHELIPEFREYERSSTVVINSYVMPKMNYYISYIQENLLPEDQFRIIQSNGGVISPEIAKKEPVRTVLSGPAGGVVGAYHIGRLIGQTRLITFDMGGTSTDVSLIDDQIPFSTESTISDFPIKVPVIDIHTVGAGGGSIAYLDEGGALNVGPESAGADPGPICYGKGEKITVTDANLITGRLLPDYFLGGKMKLDYERTYKYFEKYAQEWDIPVEKLAEGVLTIANTKMENAIRKISIERGHNPKDFALFVYGGAGGLHAAFLAKSIGIPKVIIPKNPGIFSAFGMLLSDIVKDYSLTVLLDAKENSFSHLDQLFETLKEKAITDLKQEGIDQQNIKIQKILDMRYKGQSFEIFVPFSEKFIEDFHNIYEKNYGYKMPEKPVQIVNIRLRATGYKEKPEIEKITEGTAQISQEAVIDHRPVIFDGKEYKTAVLDRDKLLANNEINGPAIIVEYSSTTVVPPFAKAIIDLYGNIIIEV; encoded by the coding sequence ATGGTAATCATAGGGGTTGATACAGGGGGAACTTTTACAGATTTTATTTACAAAAAAGATGAAAAGTGGCATATTTACAAAACCCTGTCAACCCCTGAAAATCCTGCCATTGCTGTTTTAAAAGGAATAAAGCATATAGGCCAGGACAACAAAAAAGATATAACCCATGGTTCAACTGTCGCCACCAATGCCGTCCTTGAAAGGAAAGGAGCAAAAACAGCTTTCATCACAAATAAAGGTTTTGAAGATATCATCTATATAGGTAGACAAAACAGAAAAGAGCTTTATAACTTTTTTTACAGAAGACCTGAGCCTCTTGTTGAACAAAAACATTGCTACGGTATCAATTGCCGTGTAAACAGTAAAGGTGAGATTATTCAAGATATAAATGAAAAAGAAATAGAGCAGATTATCCAGCTGCTAAAACAGGAAAATATCCAGTCTGTAGCAGTTTCATTCTTATTTTCATTTTTAAATCCTGAACATGAAAAAATACTCAAAGAAAAACTTATTCAAAATGGCTTTTATGTAACGGTTTCTCATGAATTAATTCCAGAGTTCAGAGAGTATGAACGTTCCTCAACAGTTGTTATTAACTCTTATGTAATGCCTAAGATGAACTATTACATAAGCTATATACAGGAAAATCTATTACCGGAAGACCAGTTTAGGATAATCCAATCAAACGGTGGAGTAATTTCACCGGAGATCGCAAAAAAAGAACCGGTTAGAACAGTCTTATCAGGCCCTGCTGGTGGTGTGGTTGGAGCATACCACATAGGACGGCTAATAGGCCAGACCAGACTAATTACTTTTGATATGGGAGGAACATCAACAGATGTTTCTCTAATAGATGATCAGATACCATTTTCAACAGAATCTACAATATCGGATTTTCCTATAAAGGTTCCTGTTATCGATATTCACACGGTGGGTGCCGGTGGCGGTTCTATTGCATATCTGGACGAGGGTGGAGCTTTAAATGTAGGTCCTGAAAGTGCCGGTGCTGACCCGGGACCAATCTGCTATGGAAAAGGTGAAAAAATCACTGTCACAGATGCAAACCTTATCACAGGTCGCCTGCTTCCTGACTATTTCCTCGGTGGAAAAATGAAATTAGATTATGAGAGAACATACAAATACTTTGAAAAATACGCACAGGAATGGGATATTCCCGTTGAAAAACTCGCAGAAGGAGTTCTAACAATTGCCAATACAAAAATGGAAAATGCCATAAGAAAAATATCCATTGAAAGAGGTCATAACCCAAAAGATTTTGCACTTTTTGTCTATGGAGGGGCAGGAGGACTACATGCTGCATTTTTAGCAAAATCAATAGGTATCCCAAAGGTAATAATTCCTAAAAACCCGGGTATTTTCTCTGCTTTTGGAATGCTTTTGTCTGATATAGTGAAAGACTATTCCTTAACTGTTTTACTTGATGCCAAAGAGAATAGCTTTAGTCATTTAGACCAGCTTTTCGAAACCCTAAAGGAAAAAGCTATAACAGATTTAAAACAGGAAGGTATAGACCAGCAAAATATTAAAATCCAGAAAATCCTTGATATGAGATACAAAGGGCAATCTTTTGAGATATTTGTTCCGTTTTCAGAAAAGTTTATTGAGGATTTCCACAACATATATGAAAAAAATTACGGCTACAAAATGCCAGAAAAACCTGTTCAAATTGTAAATATCAGACTAAGGGCAACAGGCTACAAAGAAAAACCTGAAATAGAAAAAATCACAGAAGGAACAGCACAAATATCACAAGAAGCAGTAATAGACCATAGACCTGTTATTTTTGATGGCAAGGAGTATAAAACAGCCGTTTTAGACAGAGATAAACTACTTGCAAATAACGAAATTAATGGTCCAGCAATAATAGTTGAATATTCTTCAACAACGGTTGTGCCGCCTTTTGCAAAGGCTATAATAGATTTATACGGCAACATAATAATAGAGGTTTAA
- a CDS encoding BCAM0308 family protein yields the protein MNNRKDRLLKEYIHDPYFTKEKYHDPSVCERCGVVFHDGIFQWIEPPPANAEKMICPACRRIEDRYEGGVVVLEGEFLASHKDEILNLIRNVEEEEMAYRPLERIIEINDEGNKITITTTYEHLARRIGEAVHKAYKGKLNFQYPEGTKYIRVHWER from the coding sequence ATGAACAACAGAAAAGACAGACTGCTGAAAGAGTATATACACGACCCATACTTTACTAAGGAAAAATATCATGACCCATCTGTGTGTGAAAGATGTGGAGTGGTTTTCCACGATGGTATTTTCCAGTGGATTGAGCCTCCACCTGCTAACGCTGAAAAAATGATATGTCCTGCATGTAGAAGAATTGAGGACAGATATGAAGGGGGAGTTGTTGTCCTTGAAGGAGAATTCCTTGCATCCCATAAAGATGAAATTCTAAATCTTATAAGAAATGTTGAAGAGGAAGAGATGGCATATAGACCCCTTGAAAGAATAATAGAAATAAATGATGAAGGAAATAAAATAACAATAACTACAACCTATGAACATCTTGCAAGGAGAATCGGAGAGGCTGTTCATAAAGCATACAAAGGAAAATTAAACTTCCAGTATCCTGAAGGAACAAAATATATAAGGGTTCACTGGGAAAGGTAA